In Rahnella sikkimica, the following are encoded in one genomic region:
- a CDS encoding GNAT family N-acetyltransferase produces the protein MSEIVIRHAEARDAEALQHLYAQVPVYSDTLQLPYPPGTLWEGRLANQSPGRFALVACIDGKLVGNLTLMVEDIWRRRHVASFGVGVDTGFQGRGVGSKLLEAALELCDKWLNVKRVELTVYADNEAAIGLYKKYGFSIEGRSPCYAMRDGEFVDTLHMGRIHGV, from the coding sequence ATGAGCGAAATAGTCATCCGCCACGCAGAAGCCCGAGACGCCGAAGCGCTTCAACACCTATACGCTCAGGTTCCTGTGTACAGCGACACCCTCCAGCTCCCTTATCCGCCCGGCACCCTATGGGAAGGCCGTCTGGCCAATCAGTCTCCCGGCAGGTTTGCGCTGGTTGCCTGTATTGACGGCAAACTCGTCGGCAACCTGACGCTGATGGTCGAAGATATCTGGCGACGCCGCCATGTCGCGTCTTTCGGCGTTGGCGTGGATACCGGCTTTCAGGGGCGGGGCGTGGGCAGCAAACTGCTCGAAGCCGCGCTGGAACTCTGCGACAAATGGCTGAATGTGAAACGCGTTGAGCTGACGGTTTACGCCGATAACGAAGCCGCCATCGGGTTGTACAAGAAGTATGGTTTTAGCATTGAAGGCCGCAGCCCGTGTTACGCCATGCGCGACGGCGAGTTTGTGGATACGCTGCACATGGGCCGCATCCACGGCGTTTAA